A DNA window from Enterobacter asburiae contains the following coding sequences:
- the thiH gene encoding 2-iminoacetate synthase ThiH: MSTFTDRWRQLNWDDIALRINSKTAADVERALHARHLTREDLMALLSPAASAYLEPMAQRAQRLTRQRFGNTVSFYVPLYLSNLCANDCTYCGFSMSNRIKRKTLDDDEIARECAAIREMGFEHLLLVTGEHQGKVGMDYFRQHLPAIRRQFASLQMEVQPLAQEEYAELKTLGLDGVMVYQETYHEATYARHHLKGKKQDFFFRLETPDRLGRAGIDKIGLGALIGLSDSWRVDCYMVAEHLLWLQQHYWQSRYSISFPRLRPCAGGIEPASLMDERQLVQAICAFRLLAPEVELSLSTRESPAFRDRVIPLAINNVSAFSKTQPGGYADDRPELEQFVPHDGRRPEAVAAALTAQGLQPVWKDWDSWLGRVSQ, translated from the coding sequence ATGAGCACGTTTACCGATCGCTGGCGGCAGCTTAACTGGGACGACATTGCCCTGCGCATTAACAGCAAAACGGCGGCTGACGTGGAGCGCGCGCTGCATGCCCGCCATCTGACCCGCGAGGATCTGATGGCCCTGCTCTCCCCGGCGGCCAGCGCGTACCTCGAACCGATGGCCCAGCGAGCGCAGCGGCTCACCCGCCAGCGTTTTGGCAACACGGTGAGCTTCTACGTGCCGCTCTATCTCTCAAACCTGTGCGCCAATGACTGCACCTACTGCGGTTTTTCCATGAGCAACCGCATCAAACGTAAAACGCTCGATGACGATGAGATCGCCCGCGAGTGCGCGGCCATTCGTGAAATGGGCTTTGAACATCTTCTGCTGGTCACGGGCGAGCATCAGGGAAAAGTGGGAATGGACTATTTCCGTCAGCACCTTCCCGCCATTCGTCGTCAGTTTGCGTCGTTGCAGATGGAAGTGCAGCCCCTGGCGCAGGAGGAGTACGCGGAGCTAAAAACCCTCGGGCTGGACGGGGTCATGGTCTACCAGGAAACCTATCACGAGGCGACGTACGCCCGGCATCACCTGAAGGGCAAGAAACAGGATTTCTTTTTCCGCCTGGAAACGCCGGACAGGCTGGGTCGCGCGGGGATCGACAAAATCGGTCTGGGCGCGCTGATCGGGCTCTCTGACAGCTGGCGGGTGGATTGTTACATGGTGGCGGAACATTTGCTGTGGCTTCAGCAGCACTACTGGCAGAGCCGTTATTCCATCTCCTTCCCGCGCCTGAGACCTTGCGCGGGCGGGATTGAACCGGCTTCGCTGATGGATGAACGCCAGCTGGTGCAGGCCATCTGTGCGTTTCGCCTGCTCGCCCCGGAAGTGGAATTATCGCTCTCAACGCGTGAGTCCCCGGCGTTTCGCGATCGCGTTATCCCGCTGGCGATTAACAACGTCAGCGCGTTTTCCAAAACGCAGCCTGGCGGCTACGCCGACGATCGTCCGGAGCTGGAGCAGTTTGTGCCCCATGACGGGCGACGTCCGGAAGCGGTCGCCGCAGCCCTGACGGCTCAGGGTCTTCAGCCTGTCTGGAAAGACTGGGACAGCTGGCTGGGAAGAGTCTCGCAATGA
- the thiG gene encoding thiazole synthase gives MLRIADKVFDSHLFTGTGKFASPQLMVDAIRESGSQLVTLALKRVDLRHHSDAILAPLLEAGVTLLPNTSGAKTAEEAIFAAQLAREALGTRWLKLEIHPDARWLLPDPIETLKAAEKLVQQGFTVLPYCGADPVLCKRLEEVGCAAVMPLGAPIGSNQGLETRAMLEIIIEQATVPVVVDAGIGVPSHAAQALEMGADAVLVNTAIAVADDPVMMARAFRMAVEAGLLARESGPGSRSFQAQATSPLTGFLEAIS, from the coding sequence ATGTTACGTATTGCCGATAAAGTCTTTGATTCACATCTGTTTACCGGAACCGGAAAATTCGCCTCGCCGCAGCTGATGGTGGATGCCATTCGCGAAAGCGGCAGCCAGCTGGTGACGCTGGCGCTCAAGCGCGTGGATCTGCGCCATCACAGCGATGCCATTCTGGCGCCTTTACTGGAGGCAGGCGTCACGCTGCTGCCCAACACCTCCGGTGCCAAAACGGCCGAAGAGGCGATTTTTGCCGCGCAGCTGGCCCGCGAGGCGCTCGGCACCCGCTGGCTGAAGCTGGAAATTCATCCTGACGCCCGCTGGCTGCTCCCCGACCCCATCGAAACGCTGAAAGCGGCTGAAAAGCTGGTGCAGCAAGGGTTTACCGTCCTGCCTTACTGCGGCGCCGATCCTGTTCTGTGCAAACGGCTGGAAGAGGTCGGCTGCGCCGCCGTCATGCCGCTGGGCGCCCCCATTGGCTCCAATCAGGGGCTTGAAACCCGCGCAATGCTGGAAATCATTATTGAGCAAGCTACCGTGCCGGTGGTGGTTGATGCGGGCATTGGCGTGCCCAGCCATGCCGCGCAGGCGCTGGAGATGGGCGCCGACGCGGTGCTGGTCAACACGGCCATCGCGGTTGCCGACGATCCGGTCATGATGGCGCGTGCGTTCCGCATGGCCGTAGAGGCTGGCCTGCTGGCAAGGGAATCCGGTCCCGGCTCGCGCAGTTTCCAGGCGCAGGCCACCAGCCCGCTGACCGGTTTTCTGGAGGCGATCTCATGA
- the thiS gene encoding sulfur carrier protein ThiS, whose amino-acid sequence MRILFNDEPMKCDDGLTVAVLLDKLRQLKPGTALALNQQILPREQWEHQQVNDGDQILLFQVIAGG is encoded by the coding sequence ATGCGCATTCTGTTTAACGATGAGCCGATGAAATGCGACGACGGGCTCACCGTTGCGGTACTGCTCGACAAGCTGCGCCAGCTCAAGCCGGGAACGGCGCTGGCGCTCAATCAACAGATCCTGCCGCGCGAGCAGTGGGAACATCAGCAGGTCAATGACGGCGACCAGATCCTGCTGTTTCAGGTTATCGCAGGGGGCTGA
- the thiF gene encoding thiazole biosynthesis adenylyltransferase ThiF has translation MNDRDFMRYSRQILLEDIAIDGQQKLLASRVLIVGLGGLGAPAALYLAGAGIGTLVLADDDEVHLSNLQRQILFTTEDINQPKAQITRQRLNQLNPDIALIALQERLSGDNLSREVALADVVLDCTDNMATRQAINAACVANNTPLITASAVGFGGQMMVLTPPWSQGCYRCLWPDDAEPARNCRTAGILGPVVGVMGTMQALEAIKLLSGMETERNTLRLFDARSSGWRHLALHRASRCPVCGGRDAHSV, from the coding sequence ATGAACGATCGTGATTTTATGCGCTATAGCCGTCAGATCCTGCTGGAAGATATCGCCATCGACGGACAGCAAAAGCTGCTCGCCAGCCGGGTGCTGATTGTCGGTCTGGGCGGGTTAGGCGCGCCCGCCGCGCTTTATCTGGCAGGCGCAGGTATCGGTACGCTGGTGCTGGCCGACGACGACGAAGTTCACCTCAGCAACCTGCAGCGACAAATTCTCTTTACCACCGAGGATATCAACCAGCCGAAAGCGCAAATCACCCGGCAGCGCCTGAACCAGCTCAACCCGGATATCGCGCTGATTGCCCTGCAGGAACGGCTCAGCGGTGACAACCTCAGCCGTGAGGTCGCCCTTGCCGACGTGGTGCTGGACTGCACCGACAACATGGCGACGCGCCAGGCGATTAACGCCGCCTGCGTGGCAAATAATACGCCGCTTATCACCGCCAGCGCGGTGGGGTTCGGCGGGCAGATGATGGTCCTGACCCCGCCGTGGTCGCAGGGCTGCTATCGCTGCCTGTGGCCGGACGATGCCGAGCCGGCGCGCAACTGCCGTACGGCGGGCATTCTTGGTCCGGTGGTCGGCGTAATGGGCACAATGCAGGCGCTGGAGGCCATCAAGCTGCTCAGCGGCATGGAGACGGAACGCAATACGCTGCGGCTGTTTGATGCCCGCTCCAGCGGCTGGCGCCATCTGGCGTTACACCGCGCCAGCCGCTGCCCGGTATGCGGAGGCCGCGATGCGCATTCTGTTTAA
- the thiE gene encoding thiamine phosphate synthase, giving the protein MYKPDFPPVPYRLGLYPVVDSVEWIERLLETGVRTIQLRIKDKRDDEVEADVAAAIALGRRHNARLFINDYWRLAVKHQAYGVHLGQEDLETTDLSAIREAGLRLGVSTHDDMEIDVALAARPSYIALGHVFPTQTKQMPSAPQGLTQLASHVKRLADYPTVAIGGISLERAPAVLETGVGSIAVVSAITQAADWRLATEQLLQLAGAGDERS; this is encoded by the coding sequence ATGTATAAGCCCGATTTCCCGCCCGTCCCTTACCGTTTAGGGCTCTATCCGGTGGTGGACAGCGTGGAGTGGATAGAGCGCCTGCTGGAGACAGGCGTTCGAACGATCCAGCTGCGCATCAAGGATAAACGCGATGACGAGGTGGAAGCCGATGTGGCTGCCGCCATCGCGCTTGGCCGTCGGCATAACGCCCGTCTGTTTATCAACGATTACTGGCGGCTGGCCGTTAAGCACCAGGCGTACGGCGTGCACCTGGGTCAGGAGGACCTGGAAACAACGGATCTGAGCGCTATCCGCGAAGCCGGGTTGCGTCTTGGCGTTTCAACGCACGATGACATGGAGATCGACGTGGCCCTGGCGGCCCGTCCCTCTTACATCGCGCTGGGTCACGTCTTCCCGACGCAAACCAAGCAGATGCCCTCCGCACCGCAGGGGCTGACGCAGCTGGCGAGTCACGTTAAACGCCTTGCAGATTACCCCACCGTCGCCATCGGCGGAATCAGTCTTGAACGCGCCCCGGCGGTGCTGGAGACCGGCGTCGGCAGTATCGCCGTCGTCAGCGCCATCACCCAGGCCGCAGACTGGCGTCTCGCCACCGAACAGCTGTTACAGCTGGCAGGAGCGGGTGATGAACGATCGTGA
- the thiC gene encoding phosphomethylpyrimidine synthase ThiC, with protein MSTAKLTRREQRAQAQHFIDTLEGTAFPNSKRIYISGSQADIRVPMREIQLSPTLIGGSKDNPQYEDNEAVPVYDTSGPYGDPDVAINVQQGLAKLRQPWIDARSDCEELSVLSSAYTKERLADDGLDELRFTGLLTPKRAKAGKCVTQLHYARRGIVTPEMEFIAIRENMGRERIRSEVLRYQHPGEGFGARLPENITPEFVRDEVAAGRAIIPANINHPESEPMIIGRNFLVKVNANIGNSAVTSSIEEEVEKLVWSTRWGADTVMDLSTGRYIHETREWILRNSPVPIGTVPIYQALEKVNGIAEDLTWEAFRDTLLEQAEQGVDYFTIHAGVLLRYVPMTAKRLTGIVSRGGSIMAKWCLSHHQENFLYEHFREICEICAAYDVSLSLGDGLRPGSIRDANDEAQFAELHTLGELTKIAWEYDVQVMIEGPGHVPMQMIRRNMTEELEHCHEAPFYTLGPLTTDIAPGYDHFTSGIGAAMIGWFGCAMLCYVTPKEHLGLPNKEDVKQGLITYKIAAHAADLAKGHPGAQIRDNAMSKARFEFRWEDQFNLALDPFTARAYHDETLPQESGKVAHFCSMCGPKFCSMKISQEVRDYAAAQTIEVGMADMSETFRAKGGEIYLKKEEA; from the coding sequence ATGTCTACTGCAAAACTGACCCGCCGCGAACAGCGCGCACAGGCCCAACACTTCATCGACACGCTGGAAGGCACCGCTTTCCCGAACTCGAAACGCATCTACATTTCCGGCTCGCAGGCCGATATCCGCGTCCCAATGCGCGAAATTCAGCTTAGCCCGACGCTTATCGGCGGCAGCAAAGATAACCCGCAGTATGAAGACAACGAAGCCGTGCCGGTATATGACACCTCCGGTCCTTACGGCGATCCTGATGTTGCCATCAACGTCCAGCAGGGTCTGGCTAAGCTGCGCCAGCCGTGGATTGACGCGCGTAGCGACTGCGAAGAGCTGAGCGTCCTGAGTTCTGCGTACACCAAAGAGCGCCTGGCCGACGACGGCCTGGACGAGCTGCGCTTTACCGGCCTGCTGACGCCAAAACGCGCTAAAGCGGGCAAATGCGTGACCCAGCTGCACTACGCGCGCCGGGGCATCGTCACGCCGGAGATGGAGTTCATCGCCATCCGCGAAAACATGGGTCGCGAGCGCATCCGTAGCGAAGTGCTGCGCTATCAGCATCCGGGTGAAGGCTTTGGCGCTCGCCTGCCGGAGAACATCACGCCGGAATTTGTACGTGACGAAGTGGCCGCAGGCCGCGCGATTATCCCTGCCAATATCAACCACCCGGAATCCGAGCCGATGATTATTGGCCGCAACTTCCTGGTGAAGGTCAACGCGAACATCGGTAACTCGGCCGTCACCTCCTCCATCGAAGAAGAGGTGGAGAAGCTGGTCTGGTCCACGCGCTGGGGCGCGGACACGGTAATGGATCTCTCCACTGGACGCTATATTCACGAAACCCGCGAATGGATCCTGCGTAACAGCCCGGTACCGATTGGCACCGTCCCGATTTATCAGGCGCTGGAAAAGGTCAACGGCATTGCCGAAGACCTCACCTGGGAAGCGTTCCGCGACACGCTGCTGGAGCAGGCCGAACAGGGCGTGGACTATTTCACCATTCACGCGGGCGTGCTGCTGCGCTACGTGCCGATGACGGCGAAGCGCCTGACCGGCATCGTCTCGCGCGGCGGTTCCATCATGGCGAAGTGGTGCCTGTCCCATCATCAGGAAAACTTCCTCTACGAACACTTCCGCGAAATTTGCGAAATCTGCGCCGCGTACGATGTCTCTCTGTCGCTGGGCGACGGCCTGCGTCCGGGCTCTATTCGCGACGCGAACGACGAAGCGCAGTTTGCCGAGCTGCACACGCTGGGCGAACTGACCAAAATCGCCTGGGAGTATGACGTGCAGGTGATGATTGAAGGCCCGGGCCACGTGCCGATGCAGATGATCCGCCGCAACATGACCGAGGAGCTGGAGCACTGCCACGAAGCGCCGTTCTATACCCTGGGGCCGTTGACCACCGATATTGCGCCGGGCTATGACCACTTCACGTCCGGAATTGGAGCGGCGATGATCGGCTGGTTCGGCTGCGCCATGCTCTGCTACGTAACGCCGAAAGAGCACCTCGGCCTGCCAAACAAAGAGGACGTGAAGCAGGGGCTGATCACCTACAAAATTGCCGCCCACGCGGCGGATCTGGCCAAAGGCCACCCGGGCGCGCAAATCCGCGATAACGCCATGTCGAAGGCGCGCTTCGAATTCCGCTGGGAAGACCAGTTCAACCTGGCGCTGGACCCGTTCACCGCCCGCGCCTATCACGACGAAACCCTGCCGCAGGAATCAGGCAAAGTCGCGCACTTCTGCTCTATGTGCGGGCCGAAGTTCTGCTCGATGAAAATCAGCCAGGAGGTGCGCGACTACGCCGCCGCGCAGACCATTGAAGTGGGTATGGCGGACATGTCTGAAACCTTCCGTGCCAAAGGCGGCGAAATCTACCTCAAAAAAGAGGAGGCGTAA
- a CDS encoding Rsd/AlgQ family anti-sigma factor: MLNQLQSLTERVRGNNKLVDRWLHVRKHLLVAYYNLVGIKPGKESFMRLNEKALDDFCQGLVDYLSDGHFNIYERIIREMEGTTPYLAASKLYPLLEANTQQIMDYYDSALENAIDHDNYLEFQQALSDLGEALEERFTLEDKLIALVLDNDLNISNEENVARPA, encoded by the coding sequence ATGTTAAACCAGCTGCAAAGCCTGACTGAGCGCGTTAGAGGAAATAACAAACTGGTGGATCGCTGGCTACATGTACGCAAGCATCTACTCGTGGCTTATTACAATCTGGTCGGTATTAAGCCTGGCAAAGAATCGTTTATGCGACTGAATGAAAAAGCGCTGGATGATTTTTGTCAGGGCCTGGTCGACTATCTGTCCGACGGCCATTTCAATATTTATGAACGCATTATCCGCGAAATGGAAGGGACAACGCCGTATTTAGCGGCCAGCAAGCTCTATCCCCTTCTGGAAGCCAACACCCAGCAGATCATGGATTACTATGATTCCGCGCTCGAGAACGCTATCGACCACGATAACTATCTTGAGTTTCAGCAGGCGCTATCCGACCTCGGTGAAGCGCTGGAAGAGCGATTCACGCTGGAAGATAAGCTGATCGCCCTCGTGCTGGACAACGATTTGAACATCAGTAACGAAGAGAACGTCGCGCGCCCTGCTTGA
- the nudC gene encoding NAD(+) diphosphatase — protein MDRIIEKSDLGWWIVSHEQKLWLPAGEIPYGAAEAFDLVGQPALKIGEWQGEPVWLIQQPRRQDMGSVRQVLDLDVGLFQLAGRGVQLSEFYRSHKYCGYCGHTMRPSKTEWAMLCSHCRERYYPQIAPCIIVAIRREDSILLAQHTRHRNGIHTVLAGFVEVGETLEQAVAREVMEESGIKVKNLRYVTSQPWPFPQSLMTAFMAEYDSGEIVIDQKELLEANWYRYDDLPLLPPPGTVARRLIEDTVAMCRAEYE, from the coding sequence ATGGATCGTATTATTGAAAAATCAGATCTTGGTTGGTGGATCGTCAGTCACGAACAAAAATTATGGCTTCCTGCCGGGGAAATCCCCTACGGTGCAGCTGAGGCGTTCGATCTCGTCGGCCAGCCTGCGCTGAAGATCGGCGAGTGGCAGGGTGAGCCGGTGTGGTTGATCCAACAGCCCCGCCGCCAGGATATGGGATCGGTGCGCCAGGTGCTGGATCTGGACGTGGGGCTGTTCCAGCTGGCGGGGCGCGGCGTGCAGCTTTCTGAGTTTTACCGCTCGCATAAATACTGCGGCTACTGCGGTCATACCATGCGTCCGAGCAAAACCGAGTGGGCGATGCTCTGCAGCCACTGCCGCGAACGCTACTATCCGCAGATAGCGCCGTGCATTATCGTCGCTATCCGCCGGGAGGATTCCATCCTGCTGGCGCAGCATACCCGCCATCGCAACGGCATTCACACCGTGCTGGCCGGCTTCGTCGAGGTGGGCGAAACGCTGGAGCAGGCGGTAGCGCGCGAGGTGATGGAGGAGAGCGGGATCAAAGTGAAGAACCTGCGCTACGTTACCTCCCAGCCGTGGCCGTTCCCGCAGTCTCTGATGACGGCATTTATGGCCGAATACGACAGCGGCGAGATCGTTATCGATCAGAAAGAGCTGCTGGAAGCAAACTGGTATCGCTACGACGATCTACCGCTGTTACCTCCGCCGGGCACCGTGGCGCGTCGGCTGATAGAAGATACCGTGGCGATGTGTCGGGCCGAGTATGAGTAG
- the hemE gene encoding uroporphyrinogen decarboxylase encodes MTELKNDRYLRALLRQPVDVTPVWMMRQAGRYLPEYKATRAQAGDFMSLCKNAELACEVTLQPLRRFPLDAAILFSDILTIPDAMGLGLYFETGEGPRFTSPIKSKADVDKLPIPDPEGELGYVMNAVRTIRRELKGEVPLIGFSGSPWTLATYMVEGGSSKAFTMIKKMMYAEPLALHALLDKLAKSVTLYLNAQIKAGAQSVMIFDTWGGVLTGRDYQQFSLYYMHKIVDGLLRENEGRRVPVTLFTKGGGQWLEAMAATGCDALGLDWTTDIADARRRVGDKVALQGNMDPSMLYAPPARIEEEVSTILSGFGQGEGHVFNLGHGIHQDVPPEHAGVFVEAVHRLSAQYHK; translated from the coding sequence ATGACCGAACTGAAGAACGATCGTTATCTGCGTGCGCTGCTGCGCCAGCCCGTTGATGTCACCCCGGTGTGGATGATGCGCCAGGCGGGACGCTATCTCCCGGAGTACAAAGCCACGCGCGCGCAGGCGGGCGATTTTATGTCGCTGTGCAAAAATGCCGAGCTGGCCTGCGAAGTGACGCTCCAGCCGCTGCGCCGCTTCCCGCTGGATGCTGCGATCCTCTTCTCGGATATTCTGACCATTCCGGATGCAATGGGCCTTGGCCTGTACTTCGAAACCGGTGAAGGCCCGCGTTTCACCTCCCCAATCAAAAGCAAAGCCGACGTGGATAAGCTGCCGATCCCCGATCCGGAAGGCGAGCTGGGCTACGTGATGAACGCCGTGCGCACCATTCGCCGCGAGCTGAAAGGTGAAGTGCCGCTGATTGGCTTCTCCGGCAGCCCGTGGACGCTGGCGACCTATATGGTGGAAGGGGGCAGCAGCAAAGCCTTTACCATGATTAAAAAGATGATGTACGCCGAGCCGCTGGCCCTGCATGCGCTGCTCGACAAGCTGGCGAAGAGCGTCACCCTCTACCTGAACGCGCAGATTAAGGCGGGTGCGCAGTCGGTGATGATTTTCGATACCTGGGGCGGCGTGCTGACCGGGCGCGATTATCAGCAGTTCTCCCTGTACTACATGCACAAAATCGTCGACGGCCTGCTGCGTGAAAACGAAGGCCGCCGCGTGCCGGTGACGCTGTTCACCAAAGGTGGCGGCCAGTGGCTGGAAGCGATGGCGGCAACCGGCTGCGACGCGCTGGGCCTCGACTGGACCACCGATATCGCCGATGCGCGCCGTCGCGTGGGCGACAAAGTGGCGCTGCAGGGCAATATGGACCCGTCCATGCTCTATGCGCCGCCAGCGCGCATTGAAGAAGAAGTGTCGACTATACTGTCTGGTTTCGGCCAGGGTGAAGGCCACGTCTTTAACCTCGGCCACGGCATTCATCAGGATGTGCCGCCAGAACACGCAGGCGTATTTGTGGAGGCGGTGCATCGGCTTTCTGCCCAGTATCACAAGTAA
- the nfi gene encoding deoxyribonuclease V (cleaves DNA at apurinic or apyrimidinic sites) — protein sequence MDLASLRAQQIELASSVIREDRLDKDPPQYIGGADVGFEQGGEVTRAAMVVLKYPSLELVEYKVARIATTMPYIPGFLSFREYPALLAAWEQLSQKPDLLFVDGHGISHPRRLGVASHFGLLVDVPTIGVAKKRLCGAFEPLSAEPGALAPLIHKGEQLAWVWRSKARCNPLFIATGHRVSMDSALAWVQRCMKGYRLPEPTRWADAVASSRPAFVRWQEIQR from the coding sequence ATGGATCTCGCGTCGCTACGCGCTCAACAAATCGAACTGGCCTCATCGGTGATCCGCGAGGATCGTCTGGATAAAGATCCTCCGCAGTACATTGGCGGAGCAGACGTCGGATTCGAGCAGGGCGGGGAAGTGACGCGAGCGGCGATGGTGGTACTGAAATATCCTTCGCTTGAGCTGGTGGAGTACAAGGTAGCGCGTATCGCGACCACCATGCCGTACATTCCGGGCTTTCTCTCCTTCCGCGAATATCCCGCGCTGCTGGCAGCGTGGGAGCAACTCTCGCAAAAACCTGACCTGCTGTTTGTCGACGGACACGGTATTTCACACCCGCGCCGTTTAGGCGTTGCCAGCCACTTTGGGCTGCTGGTGGATGTGCCGACCATTGGCGTCGCCAAGAAACGCCTGTGCGGCGCGTTTGAACCTCTTTCAGCCGAGCCGGGCGCGCTGGCGCCGCTTATCCATAAAGGTGAACAGCTGGCGTGGGTCTGGCGCAGCAAGGCACGCTGTAATCCGCTCTTTATCGCCACGGGGCACCGGGTGAGCATGGACAGCGCCCTGGCGTGGGTGCAGCGCTGCATGAAGGGCTACCGCTTGCCGGAGCCGACGCGCTGGGCAGACGCCGTGGCATCTTCGCGTCCGGCTTTTGTTCGTTGGCAGGAAATTCAGCGATGA
- a CDS encoding YjaG family protein codes for MLQNPIHLRLEKLESWQHVTFMACLCERMYPNYAAFCKETGFGDGHIYRRILDLIWETLTVKDAKVNFDSQLEKLEEAIPAADDFDLYGVYPAIDACVALSELLHSRLSGETLEHAIEVSKASITTVAMLEMTQEGREMTDEELRANPAVEQEWDIQWEIFRLLAECEERDIELIKGLRADLREAAESNIGIIFNQ; via the coding sequence ATGCTACAAAACCCGATTCACCTGCGCCTTGAGAAACTTGAAAGCTGGCAGCACGTGACGTTTATGGCTTGCCTGTGCGAGCGCATGTATCCCAACTATGCCGCGTTCTGTAAGGAGACGGGCTTTGGTGATGGCCATATCTACCGCCGCATTCTGGATCTGATCTGGGAAACGCTGACGGTGAAAGACGCGAAGGTGAACTTCGACTCCCAGCTGGAAAAGCTGGAAGAGGCGATTCCGGCTGCGGATGATTTTGACCTTTACGGTGTCTATCCGGCGATTGATGCCTGCGTGGCGTTAAGCGAACTGCTTCACTCCCGTCTGAGCGGTGAAACGCTGGAGCATGCAATTGAAGTCAGTAAGGCATCGATTACAACCGTCGCGATGCTGGAAATGACCCAGGAAGGTCGCGAGATGACCGACGAAGAGCTGCGTGCAAACCCGGCGGTTGAGCAAGAATGGGACATTCAGTGGGAAATTTTCCGCCTGCTGGCAGAGTGTGAAGAACGCGATATTGAGCTAATAAAAGGGCTGCGCGCGGACTTACGAGAGGCTGCCGAGAGCAATATTGGTATAATTTTTAACCAATGA
- the hupA gene encoding nucleoid-associated protein HU-alpha: protein MNKTQLIDVIADKADLSKVQAKAALESTLAAITESLKEGDAVQLVGFGTFKVNHRAERTGRNPQTGKEIKIAAANVPAFVSGKALKDAVK, encoded by the coding sequence ATGAACAAGACTCAACTGATTGATGTAATTGCGGACAAGGCTGATCTGTCTAAAGTGCAGGCTAAAGCTGCTCTGGAATCTACCCTGGCTGCTATTACTGAGTCTCTGAAAGAAGGCGATGCTGTGCAACTGGTTGGTTTCGGTACCTTCAAAGTGAACCACCGCGCTGAGCGTACTGGCCGCAACCCGCAGACCGGTAAAGAAATCAAAATCGCCGCAGCTAACGTGCCGGCATTTGTTTCTGGTAAAGCACTGAAAGACGCTGTTAAGTAA
- a CDS encoding DUF1481 domain-containing protein, producing the protein MNSFSEGAATPLLSFWRGTLALAGMLLLSACSHDTSLPPFTASGYADNQGAVRIWRKDSGGEVHLLSAFSPWHNGNTSTAEYRWQGDDLSLIELNVYSKTPEHVKVRFDDHGELSFMQREVSGQKQQLSSDQIALYRYRAEQIRQTSDALRLGRVVLRQGRWHADGTVTTCEGQTVKPELESWATEHIQRRQRHSSMEVSVAWLEAPEGSQLLLVANEDFCTWQPTEKSF; encoded by the coding sequence GTGAACAGTTTTAGCGAAGGGGCGGCAACGCCCCTTTTGTCTTTCTGGCGTGGAACGCTCGCGCTGGCAGGCATGCTGCTGCTGTCAGCCTGCAGCCACGACACCTCCCTGCCGCCGTTTACCGCCAGCGGCTACGCGGACAACCAGGGCGCGGTCAGGATCTGGCGCAAAGATTCCGGCGGCGAAGTGCATCTGCTTTCTGCCTTCAGCCCGTGGCATAACGGCAATACGTCGACTGCGGAATATCGCTGGCAGGGAGATGACCTGTCGCTGATTGAACTGAACGTCTACAGCAAGACCCCCGAACACGTGAAGGTGCGTTTTGACGACCATGGCGAGCTGAGCTTTATGCAGCGCGAAGTCAGCGGTCAAAAACAGCAGCTTTCCAGCGATCAAATCGCTCTCTACCGTTATCGTGCCGAACAAATCCGCCAGACCAGCGATGCGCTTCGTCTGGGACGTGTTGTGCTGCGCCAGGGGCGCTGGCATGCCGATGGGACGGTGACAACCTGCGAAGGACAGACGGTCAAGCCTGAGCTCGAATCCTGGGCAACAGAACACATTCAACGCCGTCAGCGTCATTCATCAATGGAAGTGAGTGTGGCGTGGCTTGAAGCGCCGGAAGGCTCTCAGCTGCTGCTGGTGGCGAACGAAGACTTCTGCACCTGGCAGCCGACAGAGAAGAGTTTTTGA